TGGCTTCCAAGCTTCGGTTCCCATTGGCAACCGCATGGGCAGAGGCGCCTATCAACGGGCACGCATCAATAAACGGCAGGCAGAAGAACGGCGCAAACAAATGCAGATGGCATTAATGATGCGTGTTCATCATGCGGCACGGAATGTTTTAGCGAACCAAGCTTTGGTTGAAAGTACACTCCAGGCGAAACGATTCCAAGAGGCGAACGTCAACGCAGAAGAGCGGCGCCTGAAGATCGGGATCACGACCAGTTATCTGGTGCTCCGCGTTCAGGAAGATTTGACGGCTGCGCAGTGCAGGAACTGCACGCCCGTATTGCCTATGAAAAAGCCTTGGTCGATCTCCAATTGGCGGAAGGCACTTTATTGGATAGCTACGGTATCCAGTACAGCCCCGAGATTACGGACAAGCCCGTGACTTGGGTTCAGAGTATTGGATTCAGCGTTGATCCCATAGAATAAAGGGTCGGTTTAGACACGCCTCATTTCCGTCTTAGCTCACCTTCCTTTGGTTGCCCCGGCCCTTGGCTTGGGCTGCTTCGATGCCTTCGCTTAGGCTGAGAAAAACCTTCCTCAAAAGCCGCTCTGTTCTCACCAATACCGGTCTCCTTTGCAGTACTCAGGCTTTCCCACGCTATACCTTTCTGTGCTCGTCGAATTTAAATTTGGAAAAGGGGTAGACAGTACGTTATAAAGAGTGCAGAGACGTCGTAGGAACCAAGCTTGATTTAGGAGAGTGACCTATGCTTAAACGAGATTCGATGATTGCGGCTATTGAAGACAGCAGCACCCTTTGGGATTTCATTATTATTGGAGGTGGCGCAACCGGTGTTGGTGTTGCTGTTGATGCGGCTGCACGGGGCTATCGCGTGATTCTGTTGGAGGCCCATGACTTTGGAAAAGGCACCTCAAGCCGAAGCACCAAATTGGTTCATGGCGGGGTTCGTTACCTGCAGCAGGGCAATGTTTCGTTGGTGTTGGACGCCTTGCGTGAACGGGGAATCATGCGCAACAACGCGCCCCATCTCGTTCATGATCTCGCGTTTATCGTGCCGAATTATAGTTGGTGGGAAGCTCCGTTTTATGGGATTGGTCTGCGGGTCTATGATTTTCTTGCGGGAAAATATGGCTTCGGTCATTCACGCAATCTGTCCGTTAAAAAAACTGTGGAACAAATTCCTACGATTGAGACGGAAGGCTTGCGCGGCGGCGTCATCTATTATGATGGTCAATTTGATGATACCCGACTTTTAATTAATATGGCGCAGACAGCTGAAGAGAAGGGCGCGGTCTTATTAAATTATGTGGGCGTCAAAGAGTTGATCAAAGAAAATGACGTGGTTTGCGGGGTGGTGGCGGTTGATCAGGAAACGGGGCAGGAGTACCGCGTGAAAGGGCGTGCCGTTATTAATGCCACCGGTGTATTTACGGACACCATTCGGAAAATGGATGTACCAGAGGCGCCGCCCATTATCAGCCCAAGTCAAGGGATCCATATTACTTTTGATCGTTCGTTTCTGCCCGGCGATACAGCGATCATGGTTCCGCACACGGACGATGGGCGCGTGCTCTTTGCCATTCCATGGAAAAATCATACGGTCGTAGGCACCACCGACACCTCCATTGATACGGTAGACTTGGAGCCGCGCGCCTTTGACGATGAAATCGAATTCATATTGACCCATATGGGCCGGTACTTGACGAAAGGGCCTGATGCCGCTGATGTGCGCAGTGTCTTTGTTGGCATTCGTCCGCTTGTTGCGGTTCAGGGCGAAAGCAAGACGGCCTCCTTATCGCGCGACCACACCTTACACATTTCCAATAGCGGATTGGTAACCATTACTGGCGGGAAATGGACCACTTATAGAAAGATGGCGGAGGATACGGTGGATCAGGCTGCCGTCGTGGCGGAGCTGGAAACCCAGCCTTGCACAACGCGGGAGCTGCCTATTCACGGCTATACGAAGGATACTATTGAACAAAGTAATTTAGCTTCTTATGGAAGTGATTGGGAAAAGGTGAAGGCTCTTCGCGCAGAAAATGCGGATCTGGAAGCGCTTCTTCATCCTGATCTTGATATACAAGCCGGTGAAGTACTCTGGGCGGTGCGTGAGGAGGCGGCGCGTACGGTGGAAGACTTTTTAGGAAGGCGCTCCAGAGCTTTGTTCCTGAATGCTCATGCCTCAGTTGCCATGGCGCCGAAGGTGGCGGCTTTGATGGCGGAAGAATTAGGCTATGACGAGGCGTGGATTGATGAACAGGTTCAATCTGTTACGCGCTTGGCTGAAGCTCATTATATGGTTAAATGCTGATATCAACAGCCCTCGTAAAGGTGTTGCTATCGGATTTTTTGAGATGATTAGAAGACAAATGTCTTGTCTCAAAATATAGTCTACCTTTAGGAGAGATGCCATGCATATTCCGGATTTGGGCCGCAGCAAAGCCTCCATTATGGAGCAATTAAAGCAGTACAAAGAAAACGATCTGCCTTGGCATTCCGGGCGGGTTATGGCTTATGTCTATGATCCCGGCGAGGAGGTCTTGGACACCGCGCAAGATGCTTACATGATGTATCTTTGCGAGAGCGGGCTCGATTTTACCACCTTCCCAAGCGTCATGCGTCTGGAACGTGAGGTGGTTCGGATGATCATTCATTTGTTGCGCGGCGACGAGGCTGTTGTAGGTAACATGACTTCCGGCGGGACAGAGAGCATTTTATTGGCTATGAAAACGGCACGCGATTGGGCGCGTGCTACGCGTCCTGAGATTAAAGCGCCGGAAATGATCTTGCCCTTGACCGCCCACCCAGCCTTTCATAAAGCCTGCGCTTATTTTGATATTAAGCCGGTTGTTGTGGACTATGATTCCACGAATTTCCGCGCCAATGTGGATGCCATGGCAAAGAGCATTACGCCCAATACGCTTGTGTTGGTGGCGTCGGCGCCGGGCTATGCGCAGGGCGTGATCGATCCTGTGCAAGAAATTGCCGCCCTCGCGCAAGGGCATAATCTTTGGTGCCATGTGGATGCTTGTGTCGGCGGCATCCATCTTTCTTTGATGCGTGAAATGGGATATCCCTTGCCCGACTTTGATTTTTCTGTGCCCGGCGTGACCAGTATTTCCGCGGACATGCACAAATTTGGTTATGCGCCCAAAAACGCATCGGTCATCCTGTACCGGGATAAAAATTACCGCAAATACCAATACTTCGCGTGTCTCCAAACAACCTCCTACGCCTTGATCAATCCCACGATCATGAGCAGCAAGACGGCGGGACCTATGGCGGGATCTTGGGCGACTTTGAATAAATTGGGCCGCGACGGCTACGAGTGCATTGTGCGGGAAACCCAAGGAGCCACCGACAAATTGGTGGCGGGTATTAACGATATTCCGGAGCTCCGTGTGCTGGGAAAACCGGATATGTGTCTCTTTTCCTTTGCGTCGGACACGGTCAACCTCTTTCAAGTGGCGGAAGAAATGGGTAGGCGCGGCTGGTATGTGCAGCCACAATTTTCTACGCCCTACTCTCCGTACAACTTGCATTTAACGGTCAATCACAGTTCGGTGAGTTTTACGGAAGCCTTGCTGCAAGATCTTCGGGAGGCGGTGACCGTTGTCAAAAATAGTGCTGACCATATTGATGTGGAGACGGTTCGGCAACAGATCAATCTTTTGATTGCCAATGATCCGGAAAATGCACAGGATGCTATTCTTGCCATGGGCGGCGTAAGCGATGGCGCTTTACCCGATTCCATGGTGATGATCAATACTGTACTTGAATGCCTGCCTTATCCCATGGCGGAAGCGTTATTGAAAGAATATTTAAACGGCTTACAAGCTTAAGAAGCCTTGCTGTAGTCTTTGCCTTTTTGCAGCACTATGCTTCGAGTCATGGTTCTGTCTGCTTGGGCTCGGTATGCTTGTACCAAGGATCAACGAACTCTCCGGGATAATATTCCAAAAGCAGATGGGCGCGGATATCCTCCTCATAATAGAGGGTGGGCCGCATTTGTTCGGCAACAAAAAGAGGCGCCTGATCGGCGTAGTGAGGCGAATCGGCGTCGGAAGTGGCGCTGCCGTATTGATGGATACTTTGTGAACGCATCGTGCCGTCGGCGTCCCATTCGACCATTTGGAAAAAGCAATCGCCGTTCGTAGGAGCGAAGTGGCCATCTTCCTGCAGCCCCAGATCAAAGGCGCGTAAACAATCGGGACAACCGGCGAGGGGAAGATCTAGGGAACCGCGCTTAAGACGAAGCATTTCCGACCACGGCACATCAATACGCCCACGGGTGTTGAGCAAATACATCACCGCTGTGTAAAGCTGTTTCATGGGTTTCGAATATTCGGGCGGCGCCTCTTTGTCCATAGGTAATTCGTTCGCCAGCATGACGAGGGTTGCGCCTGTGCTTTCTCCGGTTCCTTTACGATCCCAGGCTTGCAGGATTTCCCAAGCGCTGCGCATTTGAGGATCTTCGGGCTCGGCTGCATTTTTAATTTCTTGCAGCCAAAGACCAATCTCCGATTCAGGATCATATTCTTTGTCATATTTGTAGGTGAAAAATTCTTCTTTTGTGATTGCATCATCGCCGCCGTAAAGGGTCAGCGCGCGCAGGCTCCGGTTCGTATAATGTTTTTCTATTCGCATGGGCGCGGGGAATGATTCTTCTACCGGATTGCCTTCGCCGACTGTCGTATGAAAAGGACTGCTGTTGCAGCTTTGTATAAAGGCGGAGGGCGGATTCAATACCTGGGGCAGATCAGCAAAAGCGTAATAATCTGTCCATAGTGTTTGTGAGGTATTGCCGGGCACGAGTTTTGTCCAATCGTAATTA
Above is a window of Candidatus Hydrogenedentota bacterium DNA encoding:
- a CDS encoding glycerol-3-phosphate dehydrogenase/oxidase, with the translated sequence MLKRDSMIAAIEDSSTLWDFIIIGGGATGVGVAVDAAARGYRVILLEAHDFGKGTSSRSTKLVHGGVRYLQQGNVSLVLDALRERGIMRNNAPHLVHDLAFIVPNYSWWEAPFYGIGLRVYDFLAGKYGFGHSRNLSVKKTVEQIPTIETEGLRGGVIYYDGQFDDTRLLINMAQTAEEKGAVLLNYVGVKELIKENDVVCGVVAVDQETGQEYRVKGRAVINATGVFTDTIRKMDVPEAPPIISPSQGIHITFDRSFLPGDTAIMVPHTDDGRVLFAIPWKNHTVVGTTDTSIDTVDLEPRAFDDEIEFILTHMGRYLTKGPDAADVRSVFVGIRPLVAVQGESKTASLSRDHTLHISNSGLVTITGGKWTTYRKMAEDTVDQAAVVAELETQPCTTRELPIHGYTKDTIEQSNLASYGSDWEKVKALRAENADLEALLHPDLDIQAGEVLWAVREEAARTVEDFLGRRSRALFLNAHASVAMAPKVAALMAEELGYDEAWIDEQVQSVTRLAEAHYMVKC
- a CDS encoding aspartate aminotransferase family protein — its product is MHIPDLGRSKASIMEQLKQYKENDLPWHSGRVMAYVYDPGEEVLDTAQDAYMMYLCESGLDFTTFPSVMRLEREVVRMIIHLLRGDEAVVGNMTSGGTESILLAMKTARDWARATRPEIKAPEMILPLTAHPAFHKACAYFDIKPVVVDYDSTNFRANVDAMAKSITPNTLVLVASAPGYAQGVIDPVQEIAALAQGHNLWCHVDACVGGIHLSLMREMGYPLPDFDFSVPGVTSISADMHKFGYAPKNASVILYRDKNYRKYQYFACLQTTSYALINPTIMSSKTAGPMAGSWATLNKLGRDGYECIVRETQGATDKLVAGINDIPELRVLGKPDMCLFSFASDTVNLFQVAEEMGRRGWYVQPQFSTPYSPYNLHLTVNHSSVSFTEALLQDLREAVTVVKNSADHIDVETVRQQINLLIANDPENAQDAILAMGGVSDGALPDSMVMINTVLECLPYPMAEALLKEYLNGLQA
- a CDS encoding acylase translates to SFTEERYASGISPELRAIVEAYAEGITHYAALHPDHMPYLRLPVTGKDIIAGGMIKAPFFYELQRSLEEMMSNSDIQLDEAGILALETLKNNPFSHDMPIGSNAWAVGPARSADGATRIAINSHMPWDGQLTWYEAHVHSEEGWDVIGATFPGGPFIFKGHNANMGWCHTINRPGLADIYELTLNPDDPDQYEFDGEWRFLEKQNAAIWIQVWKTISFPVFPELLWSVHGPAIRMGEKAYALRFVGYGDVDILEQWRFMNKAQNLDEFLAAMNRLTMLSFNTLYADRDGNLFYAYAGKIPKRSNNYDWTKLVPGNTSQTLWTDYYAFADLPQVLNPPSAFIQSCNSSPFHTTVGEGNPVEESFPAPMRIEKHYTNRSLRALTLYGGDDAITKEEFFTYKYDKEYDPESEIGLWLQEIKNAAEPEDPQMRSAWEILQAWDRKGTGESTGATLVMLANELPMDKEAPPEYSKPMKQLYTAVMYLLNTRGRIDVPWSEMLRLKRGSLDLPLAGCPDCLRAFDLGLQEDGHFAPTNGDCFFQMVEWDADGTMRSQSIHQYGSATSDADSPHYADQAPLFVAEQMRPTLYYEEDIRAHLLLEYYPGEFVDPWYKHTEPKQTEP